A DNA window from Brassica napus cultivar Da-Ae chromosome C1, Da-Ae, whole genome shotgun sequence contains the following coding sequences:
- the LOC106375408 gene encoding trans-Golgi network-localized SYP41-interacting protein 1 isoform X5, with protein MANEERQKSFPTFADSSVSPSHFSEGSSVAFDPAELEGKTSEIRSQHIGEAAELNEEKPEASIDFRDNRNHVLSTEPKESSTADVASQLQMPESVSISGLLSHEEPCEKDTLNPSGEVSAAHVHEGRSVSFSQLMDMVQGLGQDEFQVLCNAREAASSTGPGTSSLERLREELFVSSTMEDILHVQLTEQSHLQNEFDHQHNQLEAELSQLRASYNAVKERNISLVEELSDCQSNLYAATSSNEKLKNQLLATEAQVEDFTSKMNELQLSLQKSLLDLSEAKEKLINLQVENDEKKELLEEKESKNYEIKHLSSELCDSKNSAAVLKAEVERLEKTVGPLTDEKINLVEEKYNLLGEAEKLKEELANCKSLVTLQEVDNSNRMEMLSLLKGQQTKLEEDNLHLTEENEKAHLEVSAYLISEIYLLSEYSNLKEGYSLLNNKLLKFQEEKEHLVEDNDKLTHELFILQERMSTVQEERIRLAAELGEAKARLDKLAEENTSLSSSIQVEKSGIVDISNEDASELINQEIPETSGRRLEVGVTSKQSVPSEEVMDASSGFSSLNENLEKGEKMIQNLEEAIKQILTDSSLRKSSNKADTPAVSKLIQAFESKGQQEEHESEKGQLTGDQSDVFVSVNVQISNLRGLLEQLVLNARKAGIQFNELNDDRTATNQRLEELNVEFASHQDHINLLEADTIENKISLEVLKNCSCELQHKNHELELLCESLKQRNDSIGLENTELTKKLSSCLSRIYELENQLESLQNNLSSMLTSMEEQVVALQDESLKAMMLEHELTSSVSQFGEAVVRLDDCLLRSGTAGAHIGLDMTKHLSNSVGMAVKVIDDLEEKLEVAYAKHESSSNTYEELTQSFNILLEKNESATASMHRFFADLTKLITESCGSVEMAKLKVENLAVADPFNDGYCENLMEAMRNILSERLELQSVIDKLQSDLSSKTNDMEELTQRSLDPTSLRDLVEKVEGVLEIESGGISFESPSLYVEFLVSQLVQKFIESEDLANLIRKQLEAKENELMEIQESILHHKAEIDGLRENLSQAEESLVAVRSELQERSNELEQSEQRLLSTREKRSIAVAKGKGLIVNRDNLKQLLAETSAELQRCSEELSLKDTKLKEVEVKLKTYTEAGERVEALESELSYIRNSATALRESFLLKDSLLHRIEEILEDLDLPEHFHARDILDKVEWLARSANGNSLRPSDWDQKGSDGGAGYVPSEPCREDGQTGTSSENNLRIKFEELQGKFYGLAEQNEMLEQSLMHRNNLIQKWEALLENIDMPLQLKSMEVENKIEWLASTISEAAHDKYTLQQKIDNLEVYCQSLTADLEVSQKQESDVEANLRSVDNERADLSEKLETLNGDRDNLSARAIHLEVENEELKNQVKDLHGKLVEKLGNEEQLQTLEGDLLSLRYTINDVIEEDGLQDLAVASNSETLDVLLRKLIDYYKKLVKSSLSRERDDNFCETRPSNADVRSGELLGTHEATSHGHHPENIVEATSRDIIVVESPDVASLTRDLDEALRVQKLVREERDLHMEKQQSLVAENEALDKKIIELQEFLKQEEQKSASAREKLNVAVRKGKALVQQRDSLKQTIEEMNAEHGRLKSEVIKRDEILLENEKKIRELESYAIRVEALESECQLLKNHLQETENILQERSDTLSMTLNALNSINIGDEGDRYEPVLKLQRISQLFQNMSTAVTSAEQESIKSRRAAELLLAEVNEVQQRNDNMQEELSKCTYEIEQLFRAKDAAEAAKIEAISRCENLSMVNNEEKKKLYAQVMSIGTNVNTLRKVLAGTNSCLADIFTMNMEFLHHLKANMESCAKQTGTHLSGWPQGSTGYFVDKEIFSRLSAALSNVNLHENPNGGNITEICGSLSRNLDQFVADVSHLEENVSKHLASWQEQVNTVSTSINTFFRSIGTDSKNAALGEKVALLYGACSSVLAEIESRKAELVGNDNFNMSLHQVEEDYSSMESVRSMVNRLSSAVKELVVANAETVERNEKEMKVIIANLQRELHEKDIQNDRMCNELVGQVKEAQAGAKIFAEDLQSASARMHDMQDQLSILVRERDSLMERVKELQEGQVSHLELQEKVTSVSNLLSAKDQEIEALMQALDEEESQMEDLKHRVTELEQEVQQKNLDLQKAEASRGKISKKLSITVDKFDELHQLSENLLAEIEKLQQQVQDRDTEVSFLRQEVTRCTNEALVASQNYSKRDSEEIEAVLSWFNTIASLIGLEDSPSTDAQSHVNRYMETLEKKIASILSETEELRLVGQSKDSLLEAERSRVAGLRQKEAALERILHEKESQPNISASEIVEVEPLINKRTTSGASIPSQVRSLRKGNNDQVAISIDADQPDESLSLEDDDDKAHGFRSLTTSRVVPRFTRPVTNMIDGLWVSCDRTLMRQPALRLGIMIYWAILHALLASFVV; from the exons ATGGCAAATGAAGAAAGGCAAAAAAGCTTTCCAACCTTTGCGGATTCTTCTGTTTCCCCTTCTCACTTTTCAGAAGGATCCTCAGTTGCATTTGACCCAGCTGAACTAGAAGGAAAAACTAGTGAAATTAGAAGCCAGCATATTGGGGAAGCTGCAGAGCTTAATGAGGAGAAACCAGAAGCATCTATTGATTTTCGTGATAACAGAAATCACGTGCTTTCGACTGAACCTAAGGAAAGCTCTACTGCAGATGTGGCTAGTCAGCTGCAAATGCCTGAGAGCGTCAGTATATCTGGATTATTGAGCCATGAGGAACCTTGTGAAAAGGACACATTAAATCCTTCTGGAGAAGTTTCTGCTGCTCATGTTCATGAAGGCCGCTCAGTTAGCTTCTCACAGCTTATGGATATGGTTCAAGGACTTGGACAAGATGAATTTCAAGTGTTGTGCAACGCAAGAGAGGCTGCTTCCAGTACTGGGCCCGGAACAAGCTCGTTGGAGCGATTAAGAGAAGAACTATTTGTTTCGAGTACCATGGAAGATATACTCCATGTGCAACTCACAGAACAGTCTCATTTACAAAACGAGTTTGATCATCAACATAACCAATTAGAAGCTGAACTATCACAGCTTCGTGCATCATATAATGCGGTGAAAGAGAGGAATATTTCTCTTGTAGAGGAACTTTCAGATTGCCAGTCTAACCTCTACGCTGCTACAAGCTCAAATGAGAAACTCAAGAATCAGCTTCTTGCTACAGAAGCACAAGTGGAGGATTTCACTTCTAAGATGAATGAGTTGCAGCTTAGCTTACAAAAGTCCCTATTGGATCTATCTGAGGCGAAAGAGAAGCTCATCAATCTTCAGGTGGAGAATGATGAGAAAAAGGAACTTCTTGAAGAAAAAGAATCCAAGAACTATGAGATTAAGCATCTTTCATCTGAGTTATGCGATAGCAAAAACTCAGCGGCTGTACTAAAGGCAGAAGTTGAGCGATTGGAAAAAACAGTTGGCCCACTGACAGATGAGAAGATAAATCTTGTCGAGGAAAAATATAACTTATTGGGTGAGGCAGAGAAGTTAAAGGAAGAATTGGCTAATTGTAAGTCTTTAGTCACCTTGCAAGAAGTGGACAATTCAAACAGAATGGAGATGCTTTCGTTGCTGAAAGGCCAGCAGACTAAGCTTGAAGAGGATAACCTGCATCTCACAGAAGAAAATGAGAAAGCACATCTAGAAGTGAGTGCATATCTGATCTCGGAGATTTATTTATTGTCTGAGTATTCCAATCTTAAGGAAGGGTATTCTTTGCTGAATAATAAACTCTTGAAGTTTCAAGAGGAGAAGGAACATTTGGTTGAGGACAATGATAAACTTACGCATGAGCTCTTTATTCTTCAAGAGCGTATGTCTACCGTACAAGAAGAGCGGATTCGTCTAGCAGCTGAGTTAGGGGAAGCAAAAGCGCGCCTTGATAAATTGGCCGAAGAAAATACATCTCTGAGTAGCAGCATCCAGGTAGAAAAATCTGGAATTGTAGACATAAGTAATGAGGATGCTTCAGAATTGATCAATCAGGAAATACCTGAAACATCTGGTAGAAGGCTAGAAGTCGGGGTTACAAGTAAACAGAGTGTACCTTCAGAGGAGGTAATGGACGCTTCTTCGGGGTTTTCTTCCTTGAACGAGAATCTGGAGAAAGGTGAGAAAATGATTCAGAACCTTGAAGAGGCAATTAAGCAGATCCTCACCGATTCTTCATTGAGAAAGTCTAGCAATAAAGCTGACACGCCAGCAGTATCAAAATTGATTCAGGCTTTTGAGTCAAAGGGGCAACAGGAAGAACATGAATCAGAAAAGGGACAGTTAACTGGTGATCAGTCAGATGTGTTCGTTTCTGTGAATGTGCAGATTAGCAATTTGAGAGGCTTGCTTGAACAGTTAGTGTTGAATGCTAGGAAGGCTGGTATACAATTCAATGAATTAAATGATGACAGGACAGCAACAAATCAACGACTCGAAGAGCTTAATGTCGAGTTTGCATCTCACCAGGATCACATCAATCTTCTCGAGGCAGATACTATTGAGAATAAGATTTCGCTTGAAGTTCTGAAGAACTGTTCTTGTGAGCTGCAACACAAAAACCACGAACTAGAACTTCTCTGTGAATCATTAAAGCAGAGAAATGATAGTATCGGTCTAGAAAACACGGAGCTCACCAAGAAGCTGAGTTCTTGCTTATCAAGAATTTATGAGCTTGAAAATCAGCTGGAAAGCTTACAGAATAATTTAAGCAGCATGTTGACGTCAATGGAAGAACAGGTAGTGGCCTTGCAGGATGAATCTCTAAAGGCAATGATGCTAGAACATGAACTTACATCATCAGTATCTCAGTTTGGTGAGGCAGTTGTGAGACTTGATGATTGTTTACTCAGATCTGGAACCGCTGGAGCTCACATTGGCTTAGATATGACCAAGCATTTGTCAAATTCTGTTGGCATGGCTGTGAAGGTGATTGACGACCTGGAGGAAAAACTAGAAGTTGCTTATGCGAAGCATGAGTCCTCCTCAAATACATATGAGGAGTTGACGCAGAGTTTCAACATTTTGCTTGAGAAGAATGAATCTGCAACTGCTTCAATGCATAGGTTCTTTGCTGACCTGACGAAACTGATTACTGAATCATGCGGGTCTGTGGAGATGGCCAAACTTAAAGTTGAAAATCTTGCCGTCGCTGATCCTTTTAACGACGGTTATTGTGAGAATCTGATGGAAGCTATGCGAAACATTCTTTCTGAGAGGCTTGAACTTCAGTCGGTGATTGATAAGCTACAGTCGGACTTGTCGAGTAAAACAAACGATATGGAGGAACTGACGCAGCGAAGCCTTGATCCCACTTCACTTCGAGACTTGGTTGAGAAAGTTGAGGGTGTTCTGGAAATTGAAAGTGGCGGAATTAGTTTTGAATCCCCTAGTTTATATGTGGAGTTTCTGGTTTCCCAACTTGTTCAGAAGTTTATAGAGTCTGAGGACTTGGCTAATCTCATCAGAAAACAGTTAGAGGCCAAGGAGAATGAGCTGATGGAGATCCAGGAGAGTATACTGCACCATAAAGCTGAAATTGATGGTCTCAGGGAAAATTTAAGCCAGGCAGAGGAGTCCCTTGTGGCCGTACGATCTGAGTTACAAGAGAGATCTAATGAACTTGAACAATCAGAACAGAGGTTATTATCTACTAGAGAGAAGCGTAGCATAGCTGTTGCAAAAGGAAAAGGTCTGATTGTTAATCGTGACAATCTCAAGCAGTTGTTGGCCGAAACCTCTGCTGAGCTTCAGAGGTGCTCAGAGGAATTGAGTTTGAAGGACACAAAGCTTAAGGAAGTAGAAGTAAAGCTTAAGACTTATACAGAGGCAGGTGAACGTGTGGAGGCATTAGAATCTGAGCTTTCTTACATCCGAAACTCAGCTACTGCACTTCGAGAATCCTTTCTTCTCAAAGACTCTCTGCTTCACAGAATTGAAGAAATTTTGGAAGATTTGGATCTCCCAGAGCATTTTCATGCTCGAGATATACTCGACAAGGTGGAATGGCTAGCAAGATCAGCTAACGGCAACTCTTTACGCCCCTCTGATTGGGATCAGAAGGGTTCTGATGGAGGTGCTGGATATGTTCCCTCTGAACCCTGCAGGGAGGATGGTCAAACTGGCACAAGTTCTGAGAATAACTTAAGGATCAAGTTCGAGGAACTCCAAGGGAAGTTTTATGGGTTGGCTGAACAGAATGAAATGCTGGAGCAGTCCTTGATGCACAGGAATAATTTAATTCAGAAATGGGAAGCGCTCCTAGAGAATATTGATATGCCTCTACAGCTAAAGTCCATGGAAGTGGAAAATAAGATCGAGTGGCTTGCAAGTACAATATCAGAGGCTGCACATGACAAGTATACTCTCCAGCAGAAGATTGATAACCTTGAAGTCTATTGTCAATCACTAACTGCTGATTTGGAAGTCTCACAAAAGCAAGAAAGTGATGTCGAGGCAAATCTTCGATCTGTTGATAATGAGAGGGCAGATCTTTCTGAAAAACTTGAAACTCTGAATGGGGATCGAGATAATCTTTCAGCGAGGGCCATTCACCTTGAGGTTGAGAATGAGGAACTGAAGAATCAAGTTAAAGATCTGCATGGAAAATTGGTTGAGAAACTTGGGAATGAAGAACAACTTCAGACTCTTGAAGGAGACCTATTGAGTTTGAGATACACGATTAATGATGTTATAGAGGAAGATGGCTTGCAGGATTTGGCTGTAGCAAGTAATTCTGAGACCTTGGATGTACTTCTGAGAAAGCTGATAGACTATTATAAGAAGTTGGTTAAATCTAGTTTGTCACGTGAAAGAGATGATAACTTCTGTGAAACTCGTCCATCAAATGCCGATGTTAGAAGCGGAGAGTTATTGGGTACACATGAAGCAACTTCTCATGGGCACCATCCTGAAAATATAGTCGAAGCAACAAGTAGAGACATAATAGTAGTAGAGTCGCCTGATGTTGCTTCCCTAACAAGAGATCTGGATGAAGCACTGCGTGTACAGAAGCTGGTAAGGGAAGAAAGGGATTTGCACATGGAAAAACAGCAATCCTTGGTTGCTGAAAATGAGGCATTGGATAAGAAAATAATAGAATTGCAGGAGTTCCTTAAACAAGAAGAGCAGAAGTCAGCTTCTGCAAGAGAGAAGTTAAACGTAGCTGTCAGGAAAGGGAAAGCGTTGGTCCAACAAAGGGATAGCCTGAAGCAAACTATTGAGGAGATGAACGCTGAACATGGTCGCCTAAAATCCGAGGTTATCAAACGAGACGAAATACTCTtggaaaatgaaaagaaaattaggGAGTTGGAATCTTACGCTATAAGGGTGGAAGCCCTAGAGTCCGAGTGCCAATTGTTGAAAAATCATTTgcaagaaacagaaaatattttgcaGGAAAGAAGTGATACGTTGAGCATGACATTGAATGCGTTGAATAGCATTAATATTGGTGATGAAGGTGACAGATATGAGCCAGTTCTGAAGCTTCAACGGATCTCGCAACTCTTTCAGAATATGAGTACAGCTGTGACTTCTGCTGAACAGGAGTCAATAAAATCTAGAAGAGCAGCTGAGTTGCTACTTGCTGAGGTGAACGAGGTTCAACAGAGAAACGATAATATGCAAGAGGAGCTATCAAAATGTACCTATGAAATTGAGCAACTTTTCAGAGCGAAGGATGCAGCGGAGGCTGCAAAAATTGAAGCCATATCCCGTTGTGAAAATTTGTCTATGGTCAAcaatgaagaaaagaagaagctaTATGCTCAGGTGATGTCCATTGGAACTAATGTGAACACTCTGAGGAAAGTTCTCGCAGGTACCAACAGTTGCCTAGCTGATATTTTCACCATGAATATGGAGTTTCTGCATCATCTGAAGGCAAATATGGAATCATGTGCGAAGCAAACTGGTACTCATTTGTCTGGCTGGCCTCAGGGTAGTACAGGGTATTTTGTAGACAAG GAAATCTTTTCACGCTTGAGTGCTGCCTTGTCCAACGTCAACTTGCATGAAAATCCAAATGGTGGAAACATCACGGAAATTTGTGGTTCGCTCTCTCGAAACCTTGATCAGTTTGTGGCTGATGTTAGCCATCTCGAAGAGAATGTAAGCAAGCACCTGGCATCATGGCAAGAACAGGTCAACACTGTATCAACCAGTATTAATACCTTTTTCAGGTCAATAGGAACAGACTCAAAAAATGCTGCTTTGGGTGAAAAAGTTGCCTTGCTTTATGGAGCATGTTCCAGCGTGTTGGCGGAAATTGAAAGCCGTAAGGCCGAACTGGTTGGAAACGACAATTTCAACATGAGCCTCCATCAAGTAGAAGAAGATTATTCGTCCATGGAGTCTGTCAGGTCCATGGTAAATAGGCTATCATCAGCCGTTAAAGAGCTTGTTGTAGCAAATGCTGAGACTGTGGAAAGAAATGAAAAGGAGATGAAGGTGATCATTGCCAATTTGCAAAGGGAGTTGCACGAAAAGGATATCCAAAATGATAGGATGTGCAATGAACTTGTGGGTCAAGTTAAGGAAGCCCAGGCCGGTGCTAAAATCTTTGCAGAAGATCTTCAATCTGCAAGTGCCCGGATGCATGATATGCAAGACCAGCTGAGTATTTTGGTGCGGGAACGGGATTCTTTGATGGAGAGAGTAAAAGAGCTGCAAGAAGGGCAGGTCTCGCACTTAGAATTACAGGAGAAGGTCACATCGGTTAGCAATCTACTATCTGCAAAAGACCAAG AAATCGAGGCATTAATGCAAGCGCTTGACGAGGAAGAGTCTCAGATGGAGGATCTGAAACACAGGGTTACTGAATTAGAACAGGAAGTGCAACAGAAGAACCTGGATTTGCAGAAAGCCGAAGCTTCTCGTGGGAAGATTTCCAAAAAGCTATCAATTACTGTGGATAAATTCGATGAGCTCCATCAACTCTCTGAAAATCTTCTTGCTGAAATCGAGAAACTTCAACAACAAGTGCAAGATCGGGATACCGAGGTTTCTTTCTTGAGACAAGAAGTCACTAGGTGCACTAACGAGGCTCTTGTTGCTTCTCAGAACTACTCTAAGAGAGATTCCGAAGAGATCGAAGCTGTACTGTCTTGGTTCAACACAATAGCTTCACTAATTGGTCTAGAAGATTCACCTTCCACCGATGCTCAGAGTCACGTAAACCGCTACATGGAGACACTTGAGAAAAAGATCGCGTCTATACTATCTGAAACAGAAGAGTTACGGCTGGTCGGACAAAGCAAGGATTCGTTGCTTGAAGCTGAGAGGAGTAGAGTGGCTGGGCTCAGACAAAAAGAAGCAGCTCTTGAGAGAATACTACATGAGAAGGAATCGCAACCAAACATTTCAGCGTCGGAGATCGTTGAAGTGGAACCTCTG ATAAATAAGCGGACGACAAGTGGAGCATCGATCCCATCTCAAGTCAGGAGTTTGCGTAAGGGAAACAACGATCAAGTCGCTATTAGTATAGATGCAGATCAACCTGATGAAAGCCTGAGCTTAGAAGACGACGATGATAAAG CTCATGGGTTTAGATCACTCACCACGTCAAGAGTCGTTCCAAGATTCACAAGACCAGTGACAAACATGATCGATGGTTTATG GGTCTCGTGTGACCGGACGCTTATGAGACAACCTGCATTACGGTTAGGGATAATGATATACTGGGCGATACTGCATGCTCTTTTGGCTAGTTTCGTCGTCTAA